One window of Dehalobacterium formicoaceticum genomic DNA carries:
- the acpS gene encoding holo-ACP synthase has translation MKYMICGLGTDIIEISRIKKAAQRPSFLTRVFTEQEIALCRERHNFFASLAVRFAAKEAVSKALGTGFRGCGWQEIEILSDPLGKPSVVLGGKAKIIEEELKIINWEITLSHCKNYAVAFCVAERE, from the coding sequence GTGAAATACATGATTTGCGGTTTGGGGACGGATATTATTGAGATTTCCCGGATTAAAAAGGCTGCCCAAAGGCCCTCTTTTTTAACGCGGGTTTTTACGGAGCAAGAAATTGCCTTGTGCCGGGAAAGACATAATTTTTTTGCTTCACTGGCGGTGCGTTTTGCCGCCAAAGAGGCGGTCTCCAAAGCATTAGGTACGGGATTTCGAGGATGTGGTTGGCAAGAGATCGAAATTCTATCGGACCCCTTAGGAAAGCCTTCCGTTGTCCTTGGGGGTAAGGCTAAAATAATCGAAGAAGAATTAAAAATTATCAATTGGGAGATCACCTTGTCCCATTGTAAAAATTATGCGGTAGCTTTTTGTGTTGCGGAAAGGGAGTGA
- a CDS encoding helix-turn-helix transcriptional regulator — protein sequence MSHSHIGMIIKMYRIGLGMSRNRLAENVCSEKYIYLIEKGEREPATEMTRKLGNKLGVDLFDFYQYLDCADPITVRESIKDFEFYRRTNDFVALKETTDQLIDLPDFQKKPWLYEIAINQLLYMTFIEKRYQEVIIESTRLINMTDTQISNWDCVLSLYIIMSSKTGCHFFVPF from the coding sequence ATGAGTCATAGCCATATCGGTATGATTATTAAAATGTATCGAATCGGATTAGGAATGAGCCGTAACCGTTTAGCCGAAAATGTGTGTTCAGAAAAGTATATTTATCTAATAGAAAAAGGGGAACGCGAACCGGCGACAGAAATGACCCGAAAATTGGGGAATAAGCTTGGTGTGGATCTGTTTGACTTCTACCAATATCTTGACTGTGCTGATCCGATCACAGTACGGGAAAGCATCAAGGATTTTGAATTTTACCGGCGTACTAATGATTTTGTTGCGCTTAAAGAAACGACGGATCAATTAATAGATTTACCTGATTTCCAAAAAAAACCATGGCTTTATGAAATTGCAATCAATCAATTATTATATATGACTTTTATTGAGAAGAGATATCAGGAAGTAATAATTGAGTCAACCAGATTGATTAATATGACAGATACGCAGATTTCTAATTGGGACTGCGTTTTGAGTTTGTATATAATAATGTCTTCCAAAACTGGCTGCCATTTTTTTGTTCCTTTTTAA
- a CDS encoding sortase, producing MRNKTGKGKKLMMAGAVLVGAALLLLVHNLYEDYLAGQATGVLLPDVQAAIVDQNQGLGRFPGDDMTVREIDGHDYIGYLSLPALGLELPVISSWDEERLKIAPCRHFGSTWNENLVIAGHNYKRHFGTLSKLEKGDAVFFTDMDGIENTYKVEEIILVKPTAADELKNSNWDLILYTCTYGGQDRVAVCCARSQ from the coding sequence ATGCGAAATAAAACGGGCAAGGGAAAGAAACTTATGATGGCAGGAGCTGTGTTGGTTGGTGCGGCATTGCTCTTGCTTGTGCATAACCTTTATGAAGATTATTTGGCGGGACAGGCCACCGGAGTGTTGCTGCCTGATGTGCAAGCTGCCATAGTGGATCAAAATCAGGGTTTGGGGCGGTTTCCCGGCGATGATATGACGGTCAGGGAAATCGACGGACATGATTATATCGGCTATCTTTCCCTTCCTGCTCTGGGTCTGGAGCTTCCTGTAATATCATCATGGGACGAGGAAAGGCTGAAAATAGCTCCCTGCCGCCATTTCGGTTCCACCTGGAACGAAAATCTGGTTATCGCCGGACATAACTACAAACGCCATTTCGGTACTTTGTCAAAGCTGGAAAAGGGCGATGCTGTTTTTTTTACCGATATGGACGGAATTGAAAACACCTATAAGGTTGAAGAGATCATTCTTGTAAAGCCGACGGCGGCGGATGAATTAAAAAACAGTAATTGGGATCTGATTTTGTATACCTGCACCTATGGGGGTCAAGACCGGGTCGCAGTTTGCTGCGCCCGGTCCCAGTGA
- a CDS encoding type II toxin-antitoxin system Phd/YefM family antitoxin translates to MLNRGDTVGTTIRPSADLRNHYNEISKQCKETREAVIITVNGRGDTAVLGLQDYYQMKSELELLRTLAEAEDDVKNGRTAPMQPSFDDLRASLLERKHE, encoded by the coding sequence ATGCTAAATAGAGGTGATACTGTGGGAACGACAATCAGACCTTCAGCAGATTTAAGAAATCACTATAATGAAATTTCCAAACAGTGCAAAGAAACAAGAGAAGCAGTTATTATTACCGTGAATGGAAGAGGTGATACGGCAGTTCTTGGATTGCAGGATTACTATCAGATGAAATCTGAACTGGAATTACTTAGAACCCTTGCAGAGGCGGAAGATGATGTAAAAAATGGGCGGACTGCACCAATGCAGCCTTCGTTTGACGATCTCCGTGCATCTTTACTTGAAAGGAAGCACGAATGA
- a CDS encoding thioredoxin domain-containing protein encodes MAKNGQPNRLIHEKSPYLLQHAYNPVDWFPWSEEAFTKAEAEAKPIFLSIGYSTCHWCHVMERESFEDQEIAEILNRSFISIKVDREERPDIDHIYMTVCQAMTGQGGWPLTVVMTPEKQPFFSGTYFPKTGQGRMVGLREILLQIADLWNTDRVKVLAAGKNISQTLEDHLSHAESSGDLDEAVLQDAFHTLKENFDPVYGGFGQAPKFPTPQNLCFLLRYWKVYHEDQALKIVVETLTHMFQGGIYDHIGYGFARYSTDEKWLIPHFEKMLYDNALLAIAYLETYQATKNELFKEVAEEILTYIQRDMTAPEGGFYSAEDADSEGVEGKFYLWTPGEIKAILGENDGEAFCRFYDITQKGNFEGENVPNLINQKTLSQTKIFQEQRAKLLEEREKRIHPFKDDKILTSWNGLMVAAFSIAARVLEDEKWAQGAARCADFILKKLRNDNGRLLARFRQGEAAYLGYIDDYAFLTWGLIEMYQASFQPKYLQEALLLSQDLVTHFYDDQKGGFFLYGDDGEQLIARPKEIYDGATPSGNSVTALNFLKLARLTGQHEWEEKALGILRTFSPTVSQYPSGYSYLLMALLFRLSDTQEIVLVSPNGLSSLREMIREINHQFRPFTVVLAADQTLEKDIPFMKGYTPQNGQVTAYVCRNFSCQAPITDINQLQTLLDDSQIQM; translated from the coding sequence ATGGCTAAGAATGGACAACCAAATAGATTAATCCATGAAAAATCGCCCTACCTGTTGCAACATGCTTACAACCCTGTGGACTGGTTTCCCTGGTCAGAAGAAGCTTTTACAAAAGCAGAAGCTGAAGCCAAACCCATTTTTTTGAGTATTGGATATTCCACCTGTCACTGGTGCCATGTGATGGAAAGGGAATCATTTGAAGATCAGGAAATCGCAGAAATCCTCAACCGCTCCTTTATCTCTATCAAGGTAGACCGGGAGGAACGTCCTGATATTGACCATATTTATATGACGGTTTGTCAGGCGATGACCGGACAAGGCGGCTGGCCCCTCACTGTGGTCATGACCCCGGAGAAGCAACCCTTTTTTTCCGGCACCTACTTTCCCAAAACAGGGCAGGGCAGAATGGTTGGCCTTCGGGAAATTCTTCTGCAAATCGCTGATTTATGGAACACCGATAGGGTAAAAGTGCTCGCTGCCGGTAAAAATATTTCTCAAACCCTTGAGGACCATTTATCCCATGCAGAGTCCTCTGGAGATTTGGATGAAGCAGTGCTCCAAGATGCCTTTCATACCCTAAAAGAAAACTTTGACCCGGTTTACGGTGGTTTTGGCCAGGCACCTAAATTTCCTACCCCGCAAAATTTATGTTTTCTTTTACGCTACTGGAAAGTCTATCATGAAGACCAGGCTTTAAAAATAGTCGTGGAAACCCTGACCCATATGTTTCAGGGCGGAATATATGATCATATCGGCTATGGTTTTGCCCGTTATTCTACCGATGAAAAATGGCTCATCCCCCATTTTGAAAAGATGCTCTATGATAACGCTCTCTTAGCGATTGCTTACCTGGAAACTTATCAGGCAACGAAGAACGAACTTTTTAAGGAAGTGGCGGAAGAAATTCTCACCTACATACAGCGGGACATGACGGCACCGGAAGGAGGTTTTTACTCCGCGGAGGATGCCGACTCAGAAGGGGTGGAAGGAAAATTCTATCTTTGGACTCCCGGGGAAATCAAAGCTATATTGGGAGAAAATGATGGGGAAGCTTTCTGCCGTTTTTATGATATTACCCAGAAAGGAAATTTTGAAGGAGAAAATGTTCCTAACCTGATCAACCAGAAAACCTTATCTCAAACAAAAATCTTTCAGGAACAAAGAGCTAAGCTTCTTGAGGAACGAGAAAAAAGAATCCATCCCTTTAAGGACGATAAAATTCTCACCTCATGGAATGGCTTGATGGTCGCGGCATTCAGCATTGCCGCTCGTGTCTTAGAGGACGAAAAATGGGCTCAAGGGGCAGCAAGATGTGCAGATTTTATTCTTAAAAAATTACGCAATGATAACGGCCGCCTATTGGCTCGTTTCCGGCAAGGAGAAGCGGCTTATCTAGGGTATATCGACGATTATGCTTTTCTGACCTGGGGACTCATTGAAATGTATCAGGCAAGTTTCCAGCCTAAATATTTACAAGAAGCGCTGCTTCTTTCCCAGGATCTCGTCACTCATTTTTATGATGATCAAAAAGGCGGATTTTTCCTCTATGGGGATGACGGGGAACAGCTTATTGCCCGCCCTAAAGAAATCTATGATGGAGCCACGCCTTCCGGGAATTCCGTAACTGCCCTCAATTTTTTGAAACTGGCCCGTCTTACCGGGCAACATGAATGGGAGGAAAAAGCCCTCGGGATTCTGCGCACCTTTTCTCCGACGGTTAGCCAATACCCATCAGGATATTCTTATTTGCTCATGGCACTGCTCTTTCGTCTCAGCGATACTCAAGAAATTGTACTGGTAAGCCCCAATGGTCTTTCCAGTCTGAGGGAAATGATCCGGGAAATCAATCATCAATTTCGTCCCTTCACTGTAGTTCTGGCAGCAGATCAAACTCTAGAAAAAGATATTCCTTTTATGAAAGGGTATACCCCACAAAATGGCCAAGTTACTGCCTATGTGTGCCGTAATTTTTCCTGTCAAGCTCCTATTACTGATATAAACCAGCTGCAAACACTTCTTGATGACTCTCAAATTCAGATGTAA
- a CDS encoding DUF1294 domain-containing protein — MQEIIFIYYLVLNAVTFLLMGWDKRQSQKRGRRISEKSLLLLGILGGFFGAWVGMRLFRHKTKHHYFAAVYLASFLLHIVIIWGLWSKYGVVTLGKLI; from the coding sequence ATGCAGGAAATCATTTTCATTTATTATCTGGTTTTAAATGCTGTGACATTTCTATTGATGGGATGGGATAAAAGGCAGTCCCAAAAGAGGGGAAGAAGAATTAGCGAAAAATCTCTTTTGCTCCTTGGCATCCTTGGAGGTTTTTTCGGAGCTTGGGTTGGGATGAGGCTTTTTCGCCATAAAACAAAGCACCATTACTTCGCGGCAGTTTATCTTGCTTCTTTTCTGCTTCATATCGTAATCATTTGGGGGTTATGGAGTAAATATGGGGTTGTAACCTTGGGAAAACTGATATAA
- the hemE gene encoding uroporphyrinogen decarboxylase, whose protein sequence is MNDVFLRACRREPVEYTPVWLMRQAGRYMEDYMKIRNNHTFLEMCRNPEIAAEVTLQPVNRLGVDAAIIFADILLPLDGMGLKLEFTKGEGPCIHNPVRSQRDVDRIPILGGEEMTPYVMEAIRLVRKELEGKLPLIGFAGAPFTLASYIIEGGSSRDYHQCKKMMWGAPQVWHQLMDKVTAVTLNYLRAQVKAGAQAIQLFDSWVGALHQDDYRQYVLAYSKQIIDGLKDTGVPVIHFANNGSTLLEAVAEAGGDVIGIDWRINLDEAWSRIGFDRGIQGNLDPSVLFAPTKIMQDKVRKILDQAGNRPGHIFNLGHGINKESQVEQVIALVETVHEYSRRN, encoded by the coding sequence TTGAACGATGTTTTTCTCAGAGCCTGCCGCAGGGAACCAGTGGAATATACGCCTGTCTGGTTAATGCGCCAGGCGGGCCGTTACATGGAAGATTATATGAAAATACGCAATAATCATACCTTTTTAGAAATGTGCCGTAATCCGGAAATAGCAGCAGAGGTAACACTTCAGCCCGTTAACCGTCTGGGGGTAGATGCCGCGATTATTTTTGCGGATATTCTTCTTCCCTTGGATGGGATGGGACTTAAGCTGGAATTTACCAAAGGGGAAGGTCCCTGTATTCATAATCCGGTACGTTCACAAAGGGATGTAGACCGGATTCCGATCCTGGGGGGAGAAGAAATGACCCCCTACGTGATGGAAGCCATCCGTTTGGTACGTAAGGAATTAGAAGGGAAGCTCCCTTTGATCGGTTTTGCCGGTGCTCCCTTTACCTTAGCCAGCTATATCATTGAAGGAGGCAGCTCCCGGGATTATCACCAATGTAAAAAAATGATGTGGGGCGCGCCCCAGGTTTGGCATCAATTAATGGATAAGGTAACGGCTGTGACCTTAAATTATCTCCGGGCTCAGGTTAAAGCAGGGGCACAGGCCATCCAGCTATTTGATTCTTGGGTAGGTGCCCTGCATCAGGATGATTATCGGCAATATGTGCTGGCTTATTCCAAGCAGATCATCGATGGCTTAAAAGATACCGGGGTGCCGGTGATTCATTTTGCCAATAACGGATCCACCCTTCTGGAAGCAGTTGCCGAAGCGGGAGGGGATGTAATTGGCATTGATTGGCGCATCAATCTTGATGAGGCGTGGTCCCGCATAGGTTTTGATAGAGGGATTCAGGGCAATCTGGATCCATCGGTTCTTTTTGCCCCCACTAAAATTATGCAGGACAAGGTGCGCAAGATTTTAGATCAGGCGGGGAATCGTCCGGGGCATATTTTTAATTTGGGTCATGGTATCAATAAAGAGAGTCAGGTGGAGCAGGTCATTGCCTTGGTGGAAACCGTCCATGAATATTCCCGGCGCAATTGA
- the hemH gene encoding ferrochelatase: protein MSIVKTGKTGILLLGFGAPRNMAQVGPFITHIFRGKNPPGQVILEMKARYQAIGGSSPYLAATITQGKKLEESLRKLGQHAPVYLGMLHSEPFIADTVDQMVRDGIEQIIGITLAPFYSKVSTGAYQAETEKRVNAYPQIKVDYLDHWHSQPFFIKAWARKITEVLQDFPPGAEVPLIFTAHSLPSDPPDDAACYEKQFQETVQLIINKLAHKKFHLAYQSKGKRPGHWLGPQVEEMLDELSAQGEKQALIAPVGFISDHMETLYDLDIELKKPAKLGKIDLRRTSALNDDPEFIQGLAELVLAMK, encoded by the coding sequence ATGAGCATAGTGAAAACAGGCAAAACAGGCATTCTTCTACTGGGATTTGGTGCACCACGTAATATGGCGCAGGTGGGGCCCTTTATTACCCATATTTTTCGGGGCAAGAACCCCCCGGGGCAGGTGATCTTGGAGATGAAAGCCAGATATCAAGCTATCGGTGGAAGCTCTCCATATCTTGCCGCCACCATCACCCAAGGAAAGAAATTAGAGGAATCATTAAGAAAATTGGGCCAGCATGCTCCCGTTTACCTAGGCATGCTTCATAGTGAACCTTTTATTGCTGATACAGTGGATCAAATGGTCCGGGATGGCATAGAGCAGATTATTGGGATTACCCTGGCACCTTTTTATTCAAAGGTCAGCACGGGAGCATATCAGGCTGAAACAGAAAAAAGAGTTAATGCCTATCCCCAGATAAAGGTGGATTATCTTGATCATTGGCACAGTCAGCCTTTCTTTATCAAAGCCTGGGCAAGAAAAATTACCGAGGTTTTGCAAGATTTCCCTCCTGGGGCGGAAGTGCCCCTCATTTTTACTGCTCATAGTTTACCTAGTGATCCCCCGGATGATGCAGCCTGTTATGAAAAGCAGTTTCAAGAGACGGTGCAGTTGATCATCAATAAGTTGGCTCATAAAAAGTTTCATTTGGCTTATCAGAGCAAAGGCAAAAGGCCGGGTCATTGGTTGGGGCCCCAGGTGGAAGAAATGTTAGATGAACTTTCTGCCCAGGGAGAAAAGCAGGCTTTGATTGCCCCCGTCGGGTTTATTTCCGACCATATGGAAACCCTGTACGATTTGGATATAGAATTAAAGAAACCGGCTAAACTAGGTAAGATAGATTTGCGCCGTACCTCTGCCCTGAATGATGATCCTGAATTCATTCAAGGGCTGGCAGAATTGGTTTTGGCTATGAAGTAA
- the pduL gene encoding phosphate propanoyltransferase, which translates to MCDGCACGQKERQVPLGISNRHIHLSQEHIDVLFGEGYQLQEIKDLSQPGQYAANEVLTVVGNKGVLQGIRILGPARKQTQVELSQTEARQLGIKAPLRESGNLAGTPGCVLIGPKGPLVINEGCIVAKTHVHFHTEDGLRMNIKDGDKIDLLVKGEKEVIFCGVIARVGDTHKLDFHLDTDEANAAMAKNGDFAYIVNRD; encoded by the coding sequence ATGTGTGACGGATGTGCATGCGGACAAAAAGAAAGGCAGGTGCCTTTGGGGATTTCAAATCGACATATCCATTTAAGTCAGGAACATATTGATGTTTTATTCGGAGAAGGGTATCAACTCCAGGAAATCAAAGATTTATCTCAGCCCGGCCAGTATGCCGCTAATGAAGTATTAACTGTCGTGGGAAATAAGGGTGTATTGCAAGGAATCCGCATTTTAGGACCGGCACGCAAACAAACCCAGGTGGAACTGAGCCAAACAGAAGCCCGTCAGTTGGGAATCAAGGCACCTTTAAGGGAATCCGGTAATCTGGCGGGAACTCCCGGTTGTGTGCTGATTGGTCCTAAAGGCCCTCTGGTGATTAATGAGGGTTGCATTGTAGCCAAAACCCACGTTCATTTCCATACGGAAGACGGACTGCGGATGAACATCAAGGATGGAGACAAAATTGACCTTCTGGTTAAGGGAGAGAAGGAAGTTATTTTCTGCGGTGTGATAGCCCGGGTAGGGGATACCCACAAGCTTGATTTCCACCTTGATACCGACGAAGCCAATGCCGCCATGGCGAAAAACGGGGATTTTGCTTATATTGTTAATCGGGATTAA
- a CDS encoding metallophosphoesterase, with protein sequence MRIFGLGDLHLSLCQSVVPGAWQHLSEHKPMDVFGEHWHQHVEKIYRNWIDRVRPEDVVLVPGDISWAMSMEEVGFDLEFLSLLPGKIIMIQGNHDYWWQSISKVRQVLPQNVQVIQNDGVLLGDIYIAGTRGWVCPGSTGFNQHDKKIYQRELNRLALSLKYADHRARKIIAMFHFMPCNDLHDRSGFIDLLEEYGVEQCIYGHLHQGAFHLRLPEKKWGINFSLVSGDYLNFQPLLLEEEVHTS encoded by the coding sequence ATGAGAATATTTGGATTGGGAGATTTGCATTTATCCTTGTGTCAATCAGTCGTTCCCGGGGCATGGCAACATCTCAGTGAACATAAGCCCATGGATGTTTTTGGGGAACACTGGCATCAGCATGTGGAAAAAATATATCGGAACTGGATCGACAGGGTAAGACCTGAGGATGTTGTTTTAGTGCCGGGGGATATTTCCTGGGCAATGAGCATGGAAGAGGTGGGCTTTGATCTGGAGTTTTTAAGCCTTTTACCGGGAAAGATTATTATGATTCAAGGCAATCATGATTATTGGTGGCAAAGCATCAGCAAAGTACGCCAGGTTTTACCGCAAAACGTTCAAGTGATTCAAAATGACGGTGTTTTGCTGGGAGATATATATATTGCCGGGACCAGAGGCTGGGTATGTCCCGGCAGTACCGGGTTTAATCAGCATGATAAAAAGATTTATCAAAGGGAGCTAAATCGACTGGCCCTGTCCTTAAAGTACGCGGATCATCGGGCCAGGAAGATTATTGCTATGTTTCACTTTATGCCCTGCAATGATCTTCATGATAGAAGCGGTTTTATTGATTTGTTGGAGGAATACGGCGTGGAACAATGTATATACGGGCATCTCCATCAGGGAGCATTTCATCTGCGCCTGCCCGAGAAAAAATGGGGTATTAACTTTTCTTTAGTCAGCGGAGATTATCTTAATTTTCAGCCTTTATTGCTGGAAGAAGAGGTGCACACAAGTTAG
- the hemG gene encoding protoporphyrinogen oxidase produces MKKVVIVGGGISGLAAAYTLQESKAQIEYTLIEKDTRLGGKIQTKYDDGFVIEEGPDCFISTKPSVIQLAQKIGLTHHLIGTNDEHKGTYIYSDKRLHALPEGLMLLVPTKIVPFALSPLISWPGKFRMGLDFVLPRKKEQEDETLHSFVVRRLGHEAMNKIAEPLIGGIHGGAPETMSLKASFPSFLDMERDHGSLVRAMLAGRRKAKKRKPSPREGIPKSHFISFKGGMGELVTTLENKLEGQVLKGKEVTRITSTDTGFRVEIAGEEDILADGVILAVPAPQAAALLETIDPQGADLLHATPMASSATISFAYKSREVPQAKSFGVLIPYVEQTKMNAVTFTSVKWNHRVPGEEYTLLRVFFGGAKKSHYASVPDEELLGWAKEELSSILGITATPERYWIHHWIEARPQYTIGHLDRMQELTERLDKTPGLVVAGGSYRGIGVPDCINDGVKGAEEIIAYLGK; encoded by the coding sequence ATGAAAAAGGTTGTCATTGTAGGCGGAGGTATTTCCGGATTGGCCGCCGCCTATACCTTGCAGGAAAGTAAAGCACAAATTGAATATACACTGATCGAAAAGGACACTCGCTTGGGAGGCAAGATCCAAACAAAATATGATGATGGTTTTGTGATTGAAGAAGGTCCGGATTGTTTTATTTCTACCAAACCCTCCGTGATTCAGTTAGCGCAAAAAATTGGTCTTACCCATCACTTAATTGGCACCAATGATGAACATAAAGGAACCTACATCTATTCCGATAAAAGGCTTCATGCTCTCCCCGAGGGATTGATGCTGCTGGTGCCCACGAAAATTGTCCCCTTTGCTTTAAGTCCCTTAATATCCTGGCCGGGTAAGTTCCGGATGGGTTTGGATTTTGTCCTGCCCCGAAAAAAGGAGCAGGAGGACGAAACCCTGCATAGCTTTGTGGTACGACGTTTGGGCCATGAAGCGATGAATAAAATTGCGGAACCCCTGATTGGGGGTATTCATGGGGGAGCACCGGAAACCATGAGCCTGAAAGCCAGCTTTCCCAGCTTCCTTGATATGGAGAGAGATCATGGGAGTCTTGTTAGGGCCATGCTGGCCGGAAGAAGGAAGGCAAAGAAAAGAAAGCCCTCCCCCCGGGAAGGAATACCCAAAAGTCATTTTATCTCTTTTAAAGGCGGCATGGGGGAACTGGTAACCACCCTGGAAAATAAATTGGAGGGGCAGGTGCTTAAAGGGAAGGAAGTAACAAGGATTACATCTACAGATACCGGTTTTCGCGTAGAAATTGCAGGAGAGGAGGATATTCTGGCTGATGGAGTGATTCTAGCTGTTCCGGCCCCTCAGGCTGCTGCCTTATTAGAAACAATTGACCCCCAGGGGGCGGATCTTCTTCACGCCACACCAATGGCTTCTTCCGCAACAATTTCTTTTGCCTATAAAAGCCGCGAGGTACCCCAGGCCAAGTCCTTTGGTGTCCTGATCCCTTATGTGGAGCAAACAAAAATGAACGCCGTGACCTTTACCTCTGTTAAATGGAATCATCGGGTGCCTGGAGAAGAATATACCTTATTGCGGGTATTTTTCGGCGGAGCTAAAAAATCTCATTATGCCTCTGTGCCTGATGAAGAGTTATTGGGCTGGGCCAAAGAGGAGCTAAGCTCTATCCTGGGCATTACAGCGACTCCGGAGCGCTACTGGATCCACCACTGGATTGAAGCCCGTCCTCAATACACTATTGGTCATCTGGACCGCATGCAGGAATTGACCGAGCGTTTGGACAAGACCCCTGGATTGGTTGTGGCAGGCGGTTCTTACCGGGGGATTGGTGTTCCCGATTGTATCAATGATGGAGTAAAGGGAGCGGAGGAAATCATCGCTTACCTTGGTAAATGA
- a CDS encoding DUF4349 domain-containing protein, whose amino-acid sequence MKKFSMILILLLLFLSGCGSSTNENSAPDFAGGDGGDVAPTEEQKTTEVQDTMGNQDTQITLKDRKIIYTAEVNLRVDDIEGIGEKIKNKTMELQGFLADYAVHINENTANANMSLKVPSQNYQALLDFVVQQGKPDYKREYTNDVTTQYVDLDARVTVLRAEEESLLNLLNQADKVEDILKVRAQITSTRQERESLEGQLKALKNDIEYATIQVSLYKPRNSDANINMENLNIFSRSWSGFIYGFNSLLAKTGNVVVFFFTALPTLALVALVVLGLVWIIRRRNNKGKDS is encoded by the coding sequence GTGAAAAAATTTAGCATGATTTTGATCTTGCTGCTCTTATTTCTTTCCGGGTGCGGGAGCAGTACTAATGAAAATTCTGCGCCGGATTTTGCAGGTGGGGATGGTGGGGATGTTGCCCCAACCGAAGAACAGAAGACAACCGAAGTGCAGGACACTATGGGAAATCAGGATACTCAGATTACCCTGAAGGACCGCAAGATCATTTATACTGCTGAGGTAAATTTGCGGGTGGATGACATTGAAGGGATCGGGGAGAAAATTAAAAACAAGACCATGGAATTGCAAGGTTTTCTGGCAGATTATGCCGTGCACATCAACGAAAATACCGCCAATGCCAATATGTCACTGAAGGTTCCCAGTCAAAACTATCAAGCTTTGTTAGATTTTGTTGTCCAACAAGGCAAACCTGATTATAAACGAGAATATACCAATGACGTCACCACCCAATATGTGGATCTGGATGCCCGGGTTACAGTGCTCCGAGCTGAGGAAGAAAGCTTATTGAATTTACTTAATCAGGCGGACAAGGTAGAGGATATCCTTAAAGTCCGAGCTCAAATTACTTCCACGAGACAAGAAAGGGAGTCCCTGGAAGGGCAGCTCAAGGCATTAAAGAATGACATTGAATATGCTACTATTCAGGTAAGCCTTTATAAACCCCGAAACAGTGACGCCAATATTAATATGGAGAATCTCAATATTTTTTCTCGCAGCTGGAGTGGTTTTATTTATGGCTTTAATTCCTTATTAGCAAAAACAGGGAATGTGGTGGTGTTTTTCTTTACCGCCCTACCCACACTGGCGCTGGTTGCTTTAGTTGTATTAGGGCTGGTTTGGATTATAAGAAGAAGAAATAACAAAGGAAAAGATTCATAA
- a CDS encoding type II toxin-antitoxin system RelE/ParE family toxin, with translation MKYTILRTDKAEEQLREIIFYIADDSGNVDIALGYLDKIETAINRLQEFPESGSIPRYSILKKQGYRVVIVERHLVFYKINEEDKLIIIYAIVGGRREYHNLI, from the coding sequence ATGAAGTATACAATCTTACGAACGGATAAAGCAGAGGAACAGCTCCGTGAAATTATTTTTTATATTGCAGATGATTCCGGAAATGTTGATATTGCATTAGGATATCTGGATAAGATTGAAACAGCAATTAATCGTCTTCAGGAGTTTCCGGAGTCGGGAAGCATTCCCAGATATTCGATTTTAAAAAAGCAAGGCTATAGAGTAGTGATTGTTGAAAGGCATCTTGTATTTTATAAGATAAATGAGGAAGATAAGTTAATTATTATTTATGCCATTGTGGGTGGAAGACGAGAATATCATAATTTAATATAA